The region AGTCTTCTTCTGAGCCGGCAAGAGCCTTCTTTAAATCATTCCATAAACTCGCGCTTGTCATTTTGAATTTTCCTGCCATAGATAAATTTTACCGCCTAAGTAAGAAATTGGTAGAGTTAGGAATACGAGAGACCAAGCATACCACCAAGGCCCCAAGTGGCCGGCAAAAACGGCTCCAGTAATTCCTAACACGAGTCCAATCCCACCTAAAACAAAAGAGTGAAACATTGGATTTTTTGGTGCTAGTTTTGCTGCTAAGTAACAACCAAAGACACTGAAAACAATTCGATAACCTAACACAAATAAAACCATGGGTGTTGATACAAATAAATTGTCGTAAGGTATGATTCCTGCAATTTTTAAAATTGTATCTGCTAAGACGGAAAGTATCACGTTGGAAAAGAATCCAGCGAGAACGGCGATAAAACTTTTTAACATATTGATAAATTTCCTTTAAAATCGATTGTTCCAGCGAAATTGATTTTTACCTTACATAGAAGTTTGGTAAAAAATTTCTTTAATTTAATCCTTCGCAAAAAGATTGTTTTATAAAGAATTAGCTTTCTTATCTAAATATAGATTGAGTCTTGAAAGTGTTTCTTTTCCACCTTCAATTGCCCCAATACCTAACTTTGCATTTCGAACGTTTGTATCAGAAAAAGCCATTTGCATCTTAATGACAGTACGGTTCGGTTCGAGAACTATAAGAAATATCTTCACTAAAAAATCATCTTTTTTATTTGCATTACCTGATCCATGTGCGTATTCCATGTAATCGAATTGTCTAATTTCTTTGTATTCGATCACATTTGGGTAGTTTGTCCCATCAGGCCCGAGCATATTAAAAATCCATTTTCCACCAACACGAAAGTCTTTTGATTGCGTAGTCGTTTTGAATCCGTTAGGCCCCCACCATTGGCCTACTGACTCTGAATCTGCAAATGCATTGAATACTAATTCTTGTGGATGATTTAAAATTTTTTCTATGTAAATTTCGTTGGATTTTGGAAGAGCATTTTCATCTAACTTTTCAAAACTTTCTGACCAACCTTCTTTCATTCCCGATTTTGCAAAACCATCACGAATTTGGTTGTTTGCGAATTCAGTTACGAGAATGACTTTTGTTTTACCATCAGTTTCTTCGAATAATACTCTTAATTTCGAATTTAAGAGTTCTTTATTACCAATAGGGCCTGTTAATTTTTGAATTTCATTGACCCATTCGTCTGGATGTTCATCAACTAAATCACTGATGACAAAACTTTGGAAGGGAGTAATTTCTAAAAATTTTCCAATAATAGGATAATCTACTCCATCAGGAGATCGCATAACAATTCTATACGATCCGCCCACCTTAAAATCAAATTCGACAGTCGGGTTTGTAAATCCTTTAGGTCCCCACCATTTTGAAATATGTAAAGGGTTTGTCCAAACTTCCCAAACTAATTGGATTGGAGCATCAAACAATCGTTCGATACGAACTATATTTTCTTCTAAAGTAAGAATTGATTCTGATTTAAACATTTTAGTTTTTCCCTTTTGATTTTTGTAATTCTATTAAGTAGGCATCCAAACGATCTAATCGTTCTTCCCATAATTTTTTGTATTGTTCCAACCATTCGTTGGCTTCCTTTAGAGCTTCCACCTTCAACCGACAAGGTCTGAATTGGGCCGCTTTACCTTTTTCGATTAAACCAGCTTTTTCCAAAACTTTTAGGTGTTTGGAAATTCCGGGTAAACTCATCTGGAAAGGTTCCGCTAGTTGTATCACTGTGGCCTCTCCCGAGACCAATTGCATGAGGATCTTTCGGCGGGTGGGGTCTGCCAGCGCCTGGAAAGTTGCATTTAAAGT is a window of Leptospira kanakyensis DNA encoding:
- a CDS encoding SRPBCC family protein, with product MFKSESILTLEENIVRIERLFDAPIQLVWEVWTNPLHISKWWGPKGFTNPTVEFDFKVGGSYRIVMRSPDGVDYPIIGKFLEITPFQSFVISDLVDEHPDEWVNEIQKLTGPIGNKELLNSKLRVLFEETDGKTKVILVTEFANNQIRDGFAKSGMKEGWSESFEKLDENALPKSNEIYIEKILNHPQELVFNAFADSESVGQWWGPNGFKTTTQSKDFRVGGKWIFNMLGPDGTNYPNVIEYKEIRQFDYMEYAHGSGNANKKDDFLVKIFLIVLEPNRTVIKMQMAFSDTNVRNAKLGIGAIEGGKETLSRLNLYLDKKANSL
- a CDS encoding ArsR/SmtB family transcription factor — protein: MVKLLDSEETLNATFQALADPTRRKILMQLVSGEATVIQLAEPFQMSLPGISKHLKVLEKAGLIEKGKAAQFRPCRLKVEALKEANEWLEQYKKLWEERLDRLDAYLIELQKSKGKN